A single window of uncultured Pseudodesulfovibrio sp. DNA harbors:
- a CDS encoding TrpB-like pyridoxal phosphate-dependent enzyme, which yields MLKKIFLPQDQMPTQWYNPMPDLPTPMAPPLNPETMEPLTPDMLAPIFPDSLIAQEMSTDRFIDIPEEVLDVYKLWRPSPLVRADRLEKAIGAKCKIYYKDESGSPAGSHKPNTAVPQAYYNKLEGVERLATETGAGQWGTALSFACSQYDMECVVYMVKVSYEMKPYRKMLINTYGGTIFASPSEETRTGREMLAKDPDCKGSLGLAISEAVEDAATHDNTKYALGSVLNHVLIHQTITGLEVKKQLEMIDEKVTHLVGCVGGGSNFGGLVLPFLPEKLAGDPVKFIPVEPKACPTLTRGEYRYDFGDMARLTPLVKMHTLGHDFMPAPIHAGGLRYHGDAPIVCNIVEEGLTEPVAYFQTECFEAAKLFLETEGFLPAPETSHAIKGAIEVAKTAGPDDVVVFLYSGHGMLDLASYDAFNQGLLTNFELPQRDIEEALKACPKID from the coding sequence ATGTTGAAAAAGATCTTTTTACCTCAGGATCAGATGCCGACTCAATGGTATAACCCCATGCCGGATCTGCCCACCCCCATGGCTCCACCGCTTAATCCGGAAACCATGGAACCCCTCACACCCGATATGTTGGCTCCGATTTTTCCAGATTCGCTTATTGCTCAGGAGATGAGCACAGATCGTTTTATCGACATTCCAGAAGAAGTTTTGGACGTGTACAAGTTATGGCGTCCCTCGCCGTTGGTAAGGGCTGACAGGCTCGAAAAGGCCATCGGTGCCAAGTGTAAAATTTACTACAAAGATGAGTCCGGTTCACCGGCAGGTTCTCATAAGCCCAACACCGCTGTTCCCCAAGCATATTACAATAAGTTGGAGGGTGTTGAACGCCTTGCCACCGAAACCGGCGCAGGACAATGGGGTACGGCCCTGTCTTTTGCTTGCTCGCAGTACGACATGGAATGCGTGGTTTATATGGTCAAGGTGAGCTACGAAATGAAGCCGTACCGTAAAATGCTCATCAATACCTATGGCGGTACGATCTTTGCGTCACCTTCGGAAGAGACCCGTACAGGTCGCGAGATGCTGGCAAAGGACCCGGATTGTAAGGGCAGTCTCGGTCTGGCTATTTCCGAGGCCGTTGAAGATGCGGCCACTCACGACAATACCAAGTACGCGCTTGGTTCCGTGCTTAACCACGTTCTCATTCATCAGACGATCACCGGTCTGGAGGTCAAAAAGCAGCTTGAAATGATCGACGAAAAGGTAACGCATCTCGTTGGTTGTGTGGGTGGTGGGTCCAATTTCGGTGGATTGGTGCTTCCGTTCCTGCCCGAAAAGTTGGCTGGTGATCCGGTCAAGTTCATTCCGGTAGAACCCAAGGCGTGTCCGACTCTGACTCGTGGCGAATATCGCTATGATTTCGGCGATATGGCGCGACTGACTCCACTTGTTAAAATGCATACGCTTGGGCACGACTTCATGCCTGCCCCCATTCATGCTGGCGGCCTGCGGTATCATGGCGACGCTCCCATTGTTTGTAATATCGTGGAAGAAGGGTTGACTGAACCTGTCGCTTATTTCCAGACCGAATGTTTTGAAGCGGCTAAGCTCTTTTTGGAGACTGAAGGTTTCTTGCCCGCCCCAGAGACTTCTCACGCGATCAAGGGAGCCATCGAAGTAGCCAAGACAGCCGGTCCTGATGATGTCGTGGTCTTTTTGTATTCCGGTCACGGCATGCTGGATCTGGCATCATATGATGCCTTTAATCAGGGATTGCTCACCAATTTCGAATTGCCACAGCGGGATATCGAAGAAGCACTCAAGGCATGTCCGAAAATTGATTAG
- a CDS encoding META domain-containing protein — MVMNWKRYCCFVFLLLILLVAFGCSSHEEAPAMEQKSLESELVNKVWNLKNLFARDVQTDEPLTLKFNADGTVEGFGGCNLFNGKYTLTGDSLSFGLMASTRKACGAALGEQEYTYLTFLATITKVSVEDDELKLFSADQTEPMVFTTGTGGLFW, encoded by the coding sequence ATGGTCATGAATTGGAAAAGGTATTGTTGTTTCGTTTTTCTGTTGCTCATACTGCTCGTCGCGTTCGGGTGCAGTTCCCATGAAGAGGCTCCGGCCATGGAGCAGAAGTCCTTGGAAAGCGAACTGGTCAACAAGGTCTGGAATTTGAAGAATTTGTTTGCCAGAGATGTGCAAACAGATGAACCTTTGACCCTGAAATTCAATGCTGATGGCACAGTCGAAGGATTTGGTGGCTGTAATTTGTTCAATGGCAAATACACCCTGACTGGCGATAGCCTGTCCTTTGGTCTCATGGCGTCCACACGTAAGGCGTGCGGAGCGGCTTTGGGGGAGCAGGAATATACGTATCTGACGTTTTTGGCTACGATCACCAAGGTCTCGGTTGAAGACGATGAATTGAAGTTATTCAGTGCTGATCAGACTGAGCCTATGGTTTTCACCACAGGGACCGGTGGGCTGTTCTGGTAA
- a CDS encoding META domain-containing protein: protein MKFVLALIVVGILTMGCAKQEGGEDLLVQLTDKVWVAEYILGKPVIDMTHSSIEFGEDGTVSGLGGCNSYHGSYTLEGNVVSFGPMAATMRACVEAISDQEMRFFQSLAQPQTVKFKNGLLLLIAQDGKISKFAVQD, encoded by the coding sequence GTGAAATTTGTTCTGGCTTTGATTGTTGTTGGTATTTTGACCATGGGATGCGCCAAGCAGGAAGGCGGCGAAGATCTTTTGGTTCAATTGACCGACAAGGTATGGGTTGCGGAGTATATACTCGGTAAGCCTGTTATCGACATGACACATTCTTCTATTGAGTTCGGGGAGGATGGCACGGTGAGCGGCTTGGGTGGGTGTAATTCCTACCACGGTTCATATACCCTTGAGGGCAATGTGGTCTCTTTTGGTCCTATGGCAGCAACCATGCGAGCCTGCGTGGAAGCCATCAGTGATCAGGAAATGCGTTTTTTTCAATCGTTGGCGCAACCGCAGACAGTGAAGTTTAAGAATGGCTTATTGTTGTTGATTGCGCAGGACGGCAAAATTTCCAAATTCGCTGTACAGGATTGA
- a CDS encoding BamA/TamA family outer membrane protein: MTQRLVIAFVLCMVMVMPGMQPSATAFKMVQDTSDPHEGPRLLVVPFGFKTEASGAGLGIGATYSGWPQKQAIVGGAAWKTFDKTDAIYLNLTDFQLPFAKRLFVMVHGFDSSYDNMVSYASGSGGSGNSSGEKDFYKGHGWDQWVEGELTYVLPWGPFGDDLIHTYTTNRGLLTEGSVYKGTYDPSESGRSYFKIKPYYRHRWYRESTPSNGSVETGGVRFTLEYDNTDFTYDPSEGSKTMVRLYQGVDTGKSDAWTGVEFDFSKYWELGESSWFTKQVLAFNFWTVDTPSWNERDNGSVTGASPYFMGAALGGYTRQRGYPFYRFHDKAAINYAVEYRVMPKWNPLGTFNWFKWWEVVPFAEVGRVAPYWSPLELHGDMKVSAGVGLRVMILNSVLRLDVAGSSEGANVWAMINQTF; encoded by the coding sequence ATGACTCAACGTTTAGTTATAGCTTTTGTCCTGTGTATGGTGATGGTCATGCCGGGCATGCAGCCATCGGCTACGGCCTTCAAGATGGTGCAGGATACCTCAGACCCCCACGAAGGACCGCGGCTTCTTGTTGTTCCGTTTGGATTCAAGACCGAAGCGTCTGGTGCGGGGTTGGGCATTGGCGCAACGTATAGTGGCTGGCCGCAGAAACAGGCTATTGTAGGCGGTGCCGCGTGGAAAACATTTGATAAGACCGATGCCATTTATCTCAACCTGACGGATTTTCAACTCCCCTTTGCCAAACGTCTTTTTGTCATGGTTCACGGATTCGATTCTTCCTATGACAACATGGTGTCCTATGCTTCCGGCTCTGGCGGATCGGGAAACAGTTCCGGTGAAAAGGATTTTTACAAGGGACACGGCTGGGACCAATGGGTTGAGGGAGAGTTGACCTATGTTTTGCCTTGGGGGCCGTTTGGTGATGATCTTATTCATACCTATACCACGAACCGTGGCCTTCTGACCGAAGGCAGCGTGTACAAAGGGACCTATGATCCCTCAGAAAGCGGGCGCAGTTATTTCAAGATCAAGCCTTATTATCGGCATCGTTGGTATCGGGAGTCGACTCCGAGTAACGGGAGTGTCGAGACCGGTGGCGTTCGGTTTACTCTTGAATACGACAATACCGATTTCACTTATGACCCGTCTGAAGGCAGCAAAACCATGGTGCGGCTGTATCAGGGGGTAGACACGGGCAAGAGTGACGCGTGGACTGGTGTTGAGTTTGACTTCAGTAAATACTGGGAATTGGGCGAATCGTCATGGTTCACTAAACAGGTGTTGGCGTTTAATTTTTGGACTGTAGACACCCCCAGTTGGAATGAACGCGATAATGGTTCCGTTACAGGGGCTTCACCGTATTTCATGGGGGCGGCTCTCGGTGGGTACACCCGTCAGCGCGGTTATCCGTTTTATCGTTTTCACGATAAGGCGGCCATTAACTACGCCGTTGAATACCGTGTCATGCCCAAGTGGAATCCGCTCGGAACTTTCAATTGGTTTAAGTGGTGGGAAGTGGTTCCTTTTGCCGAAGTCGGTAGAGTGGCCCCTTATTGGAGCCCTCTCGAATTGCATGGCGATATGAAAGTGTCCGCCGGTGTAGGACTGCGCGTCATGATTCTTAATTCCGTTCTGCGTCTGGATGTGGCCGGAAGCAGCGAAGGCGCCAACGTCTGGGCCATGATCAATCAGACATTTTAG
- a CDS encoding glycoside hydrolase family 3 N-terminal domain-containing protein — MLRRLSLAFLSLIFTLLPTVAQCADLDTMIGQMLMAGFRGYSVDKESPIVQDIHDRHLGGVVLFDYDVELDKPERNVKTPDQVTKLNRQLQSFASIPLFVSVDQEGGKVQRLKREYGFHTTPSAQNICASGEFKVRTSGYMVGSTLSANGFNLDFAPVVDVNINPNSPAIGTMERSFSADPQKVTRCAELFAGELKRSGILSCLKHFPGHGSAGTDSHMGVTDVTNTWTKAELIPYRKLIAKGVPTMIMTAHIFNANLDPKYPATLSHKIITGILRTDLGYDGVVITDDMNMKAITEQFGQEEAIRLAIEAGADILLFGNNLRYDPDIVKKAHAAIKQMVNKGSISQQRIEQSYKRIMRLKKTLN, encoded by the coding sequence ATGTTACGACGCCTGTCCCTTGCTTTCCTGTCCCTGATTTTCACCCTGCTCCCCACTGTCGCCCAATGCGCGGACCTCGACACAATGATTGGTCAAATGCTCATGGCCGGTTTCCGTGGATATTCTGTAGATAAGGAGAGTCCCATTGTTCAGGATATCCACGACCGACATCTCGGCGGAGTGGTGCTCTTTGATTATGATGTGGAACTCGACAAGCCTGAACGGAACGTTAAAACTCCAGATCAGGTTACAAAACTCAATCGACAACTCCAATCTTTCGCCTCCATCCCGCTCTTTGTTTCCGTGGATCAGGAAGGCGGAAAAGTTCAACGCCTCAAAAGGGAATATGGATTTCATACGACCCCTTCAGCGCAAAACATCTGTGCATCCGGTGAATTCAAAGTACGCACCTCGGGGTACATGGTCGGCTCAACTTTGTCTGCCAACGGATTCAACCTCGACTTTGCTCCCGTGGTAGATGTCAACATCAACCCGAATTCCCCTGCCATCGGCACGATGGAACGAAGCTTTTCTGCTGATCCACAAAAAGTGACACGCTGCGCCGAACTCTTTGCAGGAGAACTGAAACGGAGCGGCATCCTTTCCTGTCTCAAACATTTCCCCGGCCACGGGTCGGCTGGTACGGATAGTCACATGGGCGTGACAGACGTCACCAACACATGGACCAAAGCCGAGCTAATTCCTTATCGGAAACTGATCGCCAAAGGCGTCCCCACGATGATCATGACCGCACACATCTTCAACGCAAACCTTGACCCGAAGTACCCTGCCACCCTGTCGCACAAAATCATCACCGGCATCCTGCGCACGGACCTCGGGTACGACGGAGTGGTCATCACAGACGACATGAACATGAAGGCCATCACCGAACAATTCGGACAGGAAGAAGCCATCCGTCTGGCCATTGAAGCCGGAGCCGATATCTTACTCTTCGGCAATAACCTACGTTACGACCCTGACATCGTAAAAAAAGCCCATGCCGCCATTAAACAGATGGTCAACAAGGGCTCGATTTCGCAACAACGAATCGAACAGTCTTATAAACGGATAATGCGATTAAAAAAAACGTTGAACTAA
- a CDS encoding rhomboid family intramembrane serine protease, with amino-acid sequence MHSSPANSGFLGRAFRPVWIDLVPFIRGEDVTWLSHNEAKLWTLILASRHVPYRLRRLSASRGEGYTVQVQEWFVDRAKGEILLYFEENKPDWQNVTFVDLRPVSGLEPTMYALALLVLFYWVYNRTFPSLGLYSALWTKLGSADAGAILSGEWWRLATALTLHGSGPHVAGNAIIGGVFIWLASRRLGAGLTWLLTFGAGILGNLVNSMVLGIHHNAIGFSTATFGAAGLLAAISSFYMGGNRYISDKGRVQRMFDFIRSALIPFGAGLGLLAMLGSGEETDLGAHLFGFLSGLGLGLCAGFVTTRIGLPSQRTDGVLYIMALAVPVFAWMWAWVT; translated from the coding sequence ATGCACTCCTCTCCCGCCAATTCAGGTTTCCTTGGCCGTGCATTTCGGCCCGTTTGGATTGATCTCGTTCCATTCATTCGTGGTGAAGATGTGACTTGGTTATCCCATAACGAAGCAAAACTCTGGACATTGATTCTTGCGTCTCGGCATGTGCCGTATAGGCTTCGTCGACTGTCTGCATCGCGAGGCGAAGGATATACTGTACAGGTACAGGAGTGGTTCGTGGACAGGGCAAAGGGTGAGATCCTGCTCTATTTTGAAGAGAACAAGCCGGATTGGCAGAATGTCACCTTTGTAGACTTGCGACCTGTCAGTGGCTTGGAGCCGACCATGTATGCGTTGGCTCTGCTTGTACTTTTTTACTGGGTATATAACAGAACATTTCCGAGTCTGGGTTTGTATTCCGCCCTGTGGACAAAGCTTGGCAGTGCGGATGCCGGGGCCATTCTCTCAGGGGAGTGGTGGCGACTGGCGACTGCGTTGACTTTGCACGGCAGTGGTCCGCATGTGGCGGGTAATGCTATTATCGGCGGAGTGTTTATCTGGTTGGCCTCCCGCAGACTTGGGGCTGGGTTGACTTGGCTTTTGACTTTTGGTGCGGGGATTCTGGGAAATTTGGTTAATTCCATGGTGCTCGGCATTCACCACAATGCCATAGGGTTTTCTACGGCCACCTTTGGTGCTGCGGGACTGCTTGCGGCGATTTCTTCATTTTATATGGGAGGCAACCGGTATATTTCAGACAAAGGGCGTGTTCAGCGAATGTTTGACTTTATTCGGTCAGCACTTATTCCATTTGGCGCGGGGCTTGGGTTGCTTGCCATGCTTGGGTCTGGTGAAGAAACGGATCTAGGAGCGCATTTGTTCGGTTTTTTATCTGGTCTAGGCCTAGGCTTGTGTGCAGGGTTCGTGACGACTCGGATTGGTCTGCCGAGCCAGAGAACCGACGGGGTGTTGTATATAATGGCTCTTGCCGTACCGGTGTTTGCGTGGATGTGGGCATGGGTGACATGA
- a CDS encoding ABC transporter ATP-binding protein, whose amino-acid sequence MVEPVVQIEGLTYSIGGVPILEDVALRIERGDYLAVLGPNGGGKSTLLKLMIGLLKPDSGSIRVLGASPGEAGGRIGYLPQHTHVAQSFPITVLDAVCMGTVQPGFGGIAGLFHPGEAKDKAREALVRVNMQDFESRNLARLSGGQKQRVFIARALVDRPELLLLDEPTASVDSASRSSLLKLLAELNEEMTVIMVSHDISSLASGVKSVACVNKTLHFHSAPVLTGDMFKMSYGGSGNDCCPVELVTHGHVPHRVLGAHGHDHGSDKGEDS is encoded by the coding sequence GTGGTTGAGCCTGTTGTTCAAATAGAGGGACTGACCTATTCCATAGGCGGTGTTCCCATTCTCGAAGATGTTGCACTGCGCATTGAGCGCGGTGATTATTTGGCCGTGCTCGGACCGAACGGGGGCGGCAAGTCGACTTTACTCAAACTCATGATTGGTCTGCTCAAACCTGATTCGGGTTCGATCCGTGTTTTGGGTGCGTCTCCCGGTGAAGCTGGCGGACGTATCGGTTATCTTCCGCAACATACCCATGTGGCACAATCTTTTCCCATTACCGTGTTGGATGCTGTCTGTATGGGGACGGTTCAGCCCGGTTTCGGCGGTATCGCGGGGTTGTTTCATCCCGGCGAGGCTAAAGACAAGGCTCGTGAGGCTCTTGTTCGCGTTAATATGCAGGATTTCGAATCCCGTAATCTGGCGCGGTTGTCCGGTGGGCAGAAACAACGTGTATTCATCGCTCGTGCATTGGTGGATCGCCCGGAATTGCTTTTGTTGGATGAGCCCACAGCCAGTGTGGATTCTGCCAGCAGAAGTTCTCTGCTCAAATTATTGGCAGAATTGAACGAGGAGATGACCGTTATTATGGTCAGCCATGATATTTCGTCCTTGGCGTCAGGGGTCAAGTCTGTCGCCTGTGTGAACAAGACCCTGCATTTTCATAGTGCACCGGTCCTCACCGGCGATATGTTCAAGATGTCCTATGGCGGCAGTGGTAACGATTGCTGTCCTGTTGAACTGGTTACCCATGGGCATGTGCCCCACCGAGTACTTGGTGCCCACGGTCATGATCATGGTTCTGACAAAGGCGAGGATTCATAA
- a CDS encoding metal ABC transporter permease has protein sequence MDILGFEFMQNALIAGLLASVICGVIGSLVVVNRMVFISGGIAHASYGGVGLAFLLGLPVLPVTTAFTVCMAMIMALVTLRARERVDTVIGVIWASGMALGIILLDLTPGYNVDLMSYLFGSILAVPRQDLWLMAGLALVVFGLVVFFYRGFLVMSFDEEFARSRGVPVDFLYCLLIVMVGLCVVMIIRVVGLILVIALLTIPPFMAERRTRSLSLMMLLATSLSAIFTVAGLWLSYSLDITSGAAIIAVAAVCFFVSLLIPQKTG, from the coding sequence ATGGATATTCTCGGCTTTGAGTTCATGCAAAACGCTTTGATTGCAGGTCTGCTGGCGAGTGTTATTTGTGGCGTGATAGGTTCACTGGTTGTGGTCAATCGTATGGTATTCATTTCCGGCGGTATAGCTCATGCTTCCTACGGTGGGGTCGGGCTGGCCTTCTTGCTTGGTCTGCCCGTGTTGCCCGTGACAACGGCGTTTACCGTGTGCATGGCTATGATCATGGCGCTTGTTACCTTGCGAGCGCGAGAACGTGTGGATACCGTCATCGGCGTGATCTGGGCGTCGGGCATGGCTCTCGGTATTATTTTGCTCGATCTGACTCCCGGATATAATGTGGATTTGATGAGTTATCTTTTCGGTTCCATTCTGGCTGTACCACGACAGGACCTCTGGCTTATGGCCGGATTGGCTTTGGTGGTTTTCGGGCTGGTGGTGTTCTTTTATCGCGGTTTTCTTGTCATGAGTTTTGACGAGGAATTTGCTCGTTCTCGTGGCGTTCCCGTAGATTTCCTCTATTGCCTGCTTATCGTTATGGTGGGATTGTGTGTGGTCATGATTATTCGTGTGGTCGGTCTTATCTTGGTCATCGCTCTTTTGACTATCCCTCCATTTATGGCGGAACGACGGACTCGGTCTCTGTCTTTGATGATGTTGTTGGCCACGAGCCTGAGTGCGATTTTTACTGTAGCGGGGCTGTGGTTGTCCTACTCATTGGATATTACTTCAGGCGCGGCGATTATTGCCGTGGCGGCAGTGTGCTTTTTCGTCTCATTGCTTATTCCCCAAAAAACAGGGTAA
- a CDS encoding DNA-binding protein translates to MKFKNDIKQEGYTRYRGAVDASVYEYFNCDCSWKAEWYLKDGHYQCCGCKEKCETSDPEGFQMFLDFG, encoded by the coding sequence ATGAAATTCAAGAATGATATTAAGCAGGAAGGGTACACCCGGTACCGAGGCGCAGTAGACGCTTCAGTGTACGAGTATTTCAATTGTGATTGCTCGTGGAAGGCCGAGTGGTATCTCAAGGATGGCCATTATCAGTGCTGTGGCTGCAAGGAAAAATGTGAAACTAGTGATCCCGAAGGATTTCAAATGTTTCTCGATTTTGGATAG
- a CDS encoding zinc ribbon domain-containing protein, with protein MITCTKCGEKNSDDTLYCTKCKKKLQSSHRSSVQGQQQPKPLRTFQHEGVPTDAWQSIMRMVEAWGYVLVLAGVAVGCAYTKTWWPMYPTVGLLGLLFWFRQV; from the coding sequence GTGATCACATGCACCAAATGCGGAGAAAAAAACTCCGACGACACCCTCTATTGCACCAAATGCAAGAAAAAGCTCCAGTCCTCCCACCGGTCCTCGGTGCAAGGACAACAGCAGCCAAAACCGTTGCGGACCTTTCAACATGAAGGCGTCCCGACAGACGCATGGCAATCCATCATGCGCATGGTTGAAGCATGGGGCTACGTACTCGTTCTCGCAGGCGTCGCTGTGGGATGCGCCTACACCAAAACATGGTGGCCCATGTACCCGACAGTAGGATTGCTCGGTCTGCTCTTCTGGTTTCGCCAAGTCTGA
- the purU gene encoding formyltetrahydrofolate deformylase gives MTESKESTVRLLITCPDQPGIVAAVSGYLHRKNANIIHSDQHSTDPEGGRFFMRNEFFLPGLDMDGLDDLRCEFKEEVTNGFVMDWTLNPIWKPKKMVIFCSKVDHALMELLWRWKRGDLECDIAMVISNHPDLRGAIEHFGVPFHHVPVGPTLRDKVMAEDTMMELMGENVDLIVLARYMQILTADFATKYSKKIINIHHSFLPAFVGADPYRRAHERGVKLIGATAHYVTAQLDEGPIIEQDVIRVTHSHDVDDLKRLGGDIERHVLARAVKWHLEDRVIVDGNKTIVFRR, from the coding sequence ATGACTGAATCCAAAGAAAGCACCGTCAGGCTGCTCATTACCTGCCCGGACCAACCGGGTATCGTTGCTGCTGTCAGCGGATATCTTCACAGGAAAAACGCCAATATCATCCACTCGGACCAGCATTCAACAGACCCCGAAGGTGGCCGATTCTTCATGCGCAACGAGTTCTTCCTGCCCGGACTGGACATGGACGGACTGGACGATTTGCGCTGTGAATTCAAAGAGGAAGTCACCAACGGATTTGTCATGGATTGGACCTTGAATCCAATCTGGAAGCCCAAAAAGATGGTTATCTTTTGTTCCAAAGTAGACCACGCCCTCATGGAACTTTTATGGCGCTGGAAACGAGGCGACCTTGAATGTGATATTGCTATGGTCATCTCCAATCACCCGGACCTGAGAGGGGCTATCGAACACTTTGGTGTTCCCTTTCACCACGTCCCGGTCGGCCCTACCCTGCGCGACAAGGTAATGGCTGAAGACACCATGATGGAACTCATGGGAGAAAACGTCGACCTCATAGTCCTCGCTCGCTACATGCAGATCCTGACAGCGGACTTCGCAACAAAATATAGCAAGAAAATCATCAACATTCATCATTCGTTTCTGCCCGCCTTTGTTGGAGCGGACCCTTATCGCAGGGCACACGAGCGCGGTGTGAAACTCATCGGGGCCACAGCCCACTATGTCACGGCACAGTTGGACGAAGGGCCTATCATTGAACAGGACGTAATCCGTGTCACTCACAGTCACGATGTGGATGACCTGAAACGGTTGGGTGGCGACATTGAACGGCATGTCCTTGCACGAGCCGTCAAATGGCACCTTGAAGACCGGGTTATCGTAGACGGTAATAAGACCATCGTCTTTCGTCGTTAA
- a CDS encoding D-sedoheptulose 7-phosphate isomerase, producing MSESALRKVMDHSSAGLAARKAFFDTKAELVVEISRAMAVCLAGGGKIMFCGNGGSAADSQHLAAELTNRIKLERPALPGLALTTDTSALTAIANDYSFDEVFSKQLLALGRPGDMLVGFSTSGTSTNVIRAMREAKRNDIVTVGLTGQSGAEIASVSDFLVTVPSGETAIIQEIHIAAGHMFCFLVDHFLFEAVSELTPYLPDHDV from the coding sequence ATGTCTGAATCAGCTTTGAGAAAAGTGATGGATCACTCTTCCGCAGGGTTGGCGGCCCGCAAGGCCTTTTTTGACACAAAAGCAGAACTGGTTGTCGAGATATCCCGTGCAATGGCTGTGTGTCTGGCTGGTGGCGGCAAAATCATGTTTTGCGGCAATGGCGGCAGTGCGGCGGATAGTCAGCATCTGGCCGCAGAACTCACCAATAGGATAAAGTTGGAGCGTCCAGCGCTGCCGGGTTTGGCCCTGACGACAGACACTTCGGCTTTGACGGCCATTGCCAATGACTACAGTTTTGATGAAGTTTTTTCCAAACAGTTGCTTGCTTTGGGACGTCCCGGTGACATGCTGGTTGGGTTTTCCACTTCCGGGACAAGTACCAATGTTATTCGCGCTATGCGTGAAGCCAAGCGGAATGATATTGTTACTGTGGGCCTGACAGGGCAGAGTGGGGCGGAAATAGCTTCCGTATCAGATTTTTTGGTCACAGTGCCCTCTGGAGAGACTGCCATTATCCAGGAAATTCACATTGCGGCTGGACATATGTTTTGCTTTCTCGTGGATCACTTCCTGTTTGAAGCGGTTTCCGAACTGACTCCATATTTGCCGGACCACGACGTTTAA
- a CDS encoding DUF3592 domain-containing protein, with amino-acid sequence MVYLSNPIKRTPMQRFVRYLFGTIVIGCLVWAFYSIPYDILREERARLYGEELTSGLVLAVSSDETGGMPDARLIVEYKYVDPDGFARIASARLPNSMWQKYRPGKTVKVIYVRTRPDLARIPDEVEPSFQVWLRELMD; translated from the coding sequence ATGGTTTATCTTTCCAACCCTATTAAACGTACTCCCATGCAGCGGTTTGTTCGATATCTTTTTGGAACAATTGTGATCGGCTGCCTTGTTTGGGCGTTTTATTCCATTCCTTACGATATTCTGCGTGAGGAACGAGCTCGACTGTACGGCGAGGAGTTGACCTCCGGTCTGGTGCTTGCTGTCAGCAGTGACGAGACGGGTGGTATGCCTGACGCTCGGCTTATAGTCGAGTACAAATACGTTGATCCTGACGGGTTTGCTCGGATCGCATCAGCTCGATTGCCTAATAGTATGTGGCAGAAATATCGACCCGGTAAAACTGTCAAGGTTATTTATGTCCGTACTCGCCCAGATTTGGCCCGGATACCGGATGAGGTAGAACCGTCTTTTCAGGTGTGGTTGCGTGAATTAATGGATTAG